In Musa acuminata AAA Group cultivar baxijiao chromosome BXJ2-8, Cavendish_Baxijiao_AAA, whole genome shotgun sequence, one genomic interval encodes:
- the LOC103993950 gene encoding vacuolar protein sorting-associated protein 28 homolog 1 encodes MEEVKLWRDKRERDMYDSFADLYAIIKTTDKLEKAYVRDLVSSAEYEAECLKLIAQFRTLHSALRGAVPSLDRFAEAYRLDAPAGINRLLVSGVPATVEHRAAGSSSAAASASAVAECVQHFITAMDSVKLNMVAVDQVHPLLSDLSTSLAKLGNGLLPPDFEGRTKVRDWLARLAKMGAADELTEQQARQLHFDLESSYNSFMAALPNAGS; translated from the coding sequence ATGGAGGAGGTGAAGCTGTGGCGGGACAAGCGGGAGCGGGATATGTACGACAGCTTCGCCGACCTGTACGCCATCATCAAGACCACGGACAAGCTGGAGAAGGCGTACGTGCGCGACCTCGTCTCGTCCGCCGAGTACGAGGCCGAGTGTCTCAAGCTCATCGCTCAATTCCGCACCCTCCACTCCGCCCTCCGCGGCGCCGTCCCCTCCCTCGACCGCTTCGCTGAAGCCTACCGCCTCGACGCTCCCGCCGGCATCAATCGCCTCCTCGTCTCCGGCGTCCCGGCCACCGTCGAGCACCGCGCCGCCGGCTCCTCCTCGGCCgctgcctccgcctccgccgtTGCTGAGTGCGTCCAGCACTTCATCACCGCCATGGACTCCGTCAAGCTCAACATGGTGGCCGTCGACCAGGTCCACCCCCTCCTCTCCGACCTCTCCACCTCCCTCGCAAAGCTCGGCAACGGCCTCCTCCCCCCGGACTTCGAGGGCCGCACCAAGGTCCGCGACTGGCTTGCTCGCCTCGCCAAAATGGGCGCCGCCGACGAACTCACCGAGCAGCAGGCCCGCCAGCTCCACTTCGATCTCGAGTCCTCCTACAACTCCTTCATGGCCGCTCTCCCCAACGCCGGCTCTTGA